A single genomic interval of Asterias amurensis chromosome 1, ASM3211899v1 harbors:
- the LOC139935900 gene encoding uncharacterized protein, with protein sequence METSRSILVTNLPELDKKKLRDKLEIHFGKRGNGGGDVIQIVITEQCSLMGTFALITFAEQETVASVLGKQHIFFDKTLTVEPHSSTEEEQRNTDHNTRPKIGFARLPQLPSQDLKLIIHGRYTEDVLQSTAELTNAALQVDEKSTKFCLAGPPVAIVQAVNILGKHSNTKLTTQPHGSGNVGQRKNMTNWTTSLEGHEHRTKETFADKKELSVHVNHSDADPLKVDQNNLGSPEKDVPNPRQKINKHAANTKKPSRNIATFDPKILSYIHAIQHRVITEAGDRFHVDFEAKANGEVEFKSREKNTDQQEINESMKFLKGVVDSIKKMGFVTEVICLMEFEEAPKQKVDEAVKQTLESTDVLVTLKTGDMLEFYGTKQSVHHEIEKLRAGILRRDLQTDSQGDIEQPVYNQTNNDGTQQPSEETGNMDMAGNFRANENFSNDPERLASLDAEVTDEASTAHGVQVEKSVDSPARKPLIHPVAIHEGSSVVGDVQVRFAESLVNGESYLPPEAPPTWKEESNPSPGSKTYNDICYPPNEAKEENHTSMQSWHPVQLTTNSTDESLPNEQIKSSGIVTEQELETAKPKTTYVYMNPGAKSPPVQHNHLQGATQQEEDDEIASLSRQSDDSTKMVEKSMDQVDGIGPLFMTNKIMGKLLDMEPTSRCVPYQESSRDTDEPMEVDPILPVKTSAAVPSPWDSLLYSQPPVDHSKVAAASVRIPKDARIHSSVDHSQDVASCRIPMGGCIPSPVDRDHSRVVASPGRISIDAHILGPVDHSQVVASPRIPMGVSIPSAVDHSKVASPVGTSHVDRDFSAFFASSFSFPMGGIPGRHGTMAQSEDFSVTIRPGMNVVIRQGDITDEFTDVIVTSADPHLQLQNGVGRAVREAAGQDLVRACRLWIKKNGPVDNGQNVWTVGGNLKCSHVLHVVLEESQNGTELKSVIVGLLRTCAQSLQASHVSMPAIGLERMSVSKKRWARAFFDAVGEIAQLYDKGWIQLSTLVLVDRNKALLSEVKRVFNYPNLSGSSQESFQNGRQAVPHPGLSSSFTSSGAANYPGFRAKGPSKVRKGASRRGISTTEAQDRWSSNVTSTRKASSGVKSAFMDDLPVDDDHKCAICLGRIDQEKKLRCKHSFCRKCVDAALKVHKYCPICKQPVQ encoded by the exons ATGGAAACCAGCAGAAGTATTTTAGTCACTAATCTTCCAGAACTGGACAAGAAAAAGTTGAGGGACAAACTAGAGATCCATTTCGGCAAGAGAGGAAATGGCGGCGGCGACGTTATTCAGATTGTGATAACAGAGCAATGCAGCCTGATGGGAACATTTGCTTTGATAACGTTCGCTGAACAAGAGA CTGTTGCCTCTGTGCTTGGGAAGCAGCATATCTTCTTTGATAAGACGCTAACGGTGGAACCACACTCGTCTACTGAGGAGGAGCAACGCAACACTGATCATAACACTCGCCCTAAAATTGGATTTGCAAGACTTCCCCAG TTGCCATCTCAAGATCTTAAACTTATCATCCATGGTCGATATACTGAAGATGTTCTTCAGTCTACCGCAGAGTTAACCAATGCAGCACTACAAGTTGATGAgaaaagcaccaaattttgtcTGGCGGGGCCACCTGTTGCCATTGTTCAGGCTGTTAATATTCTTGGAAAACACAGCAACACTAAATTAACAACTCAGCCTCATGGATCAGGTAATGTTGGGCAGAGAAAGAACATGACAAATTGGACAACATCACTTGAAGGACATGAACATCGCACAAAAGAAACTTTTGCAGACAAAAAAGAGCTGAGTGTCCATGTAAACCATTCAGATGCAGACCCTCTCAAAGTTGATCAAAATAACCTTGGTAGTCCAGAGAAAGATGTTCCTAATCCAAGACAGAAGATAAATAAACACGCTGCCAATACCAAGAAGCCTTCAAGAAACATTGCCACGTTTGACCCCAAGATTCTCAGTTACATTCATGCTATTCAGCACAGAGTAATAACTGAAGCTGGGGATAGATTTCATGTCGACTTTGAAGCCAAGGCTAATGGAGAGGTAGAGTTTAAAAGCAGGGAGAAAAACACAGATCAACAAGAAATCAATGAATCCATGAAGTTTCTTAAGGGGGTGGTGGACAGTATTAAGAAAATGGGTTTTGTCACAGAAGTCATTTGCCTGATGGAATTTGAGGAAGCACCAAAACAAAAAGTCGATGAGGCAGTGAAACAGACATTGGAATCAACAGATGTTCTTGTGACCCTCAAAACTGGCGACATGTTGGAATTCTATGGAACGAAACAGAGTGTTCACCATGAGATAGAAAAACTGAGAGCAGGCATCCTACGGAGAGATTTGCAAACTGACAGCCAAGGTGATATCGAGCAACCTGTGTAcaatcaaacaaataatgatGGGACACAACAACCTTCTGAGGAAACAGGAAATATGGACATGGCTGGAAATTTCAGAGCTAATGAGAATTTCTCTAATGATCCTGAGAGGTTGGCTTCCTTAGATGCAGAAGTCACAGATGAAGCATCTACTGCCCATGGTGTACAAGTCGAAAAGTCAGTTGATTCACCAGCGAGAAAACCGTTGATTCATCCGGTGGCAATACATGAGGGTTCCTCAGTCGTGGGTGATGTTCAGGTCCGTTTTGCTGAGAGTTTGGTAAATGGAGAGAGTTATCTGCCTCCTGAAGCTCCACCAACCTGGAAGGAGGAAAGTAATCCATCACCGGGCTCAAAAACATATAATGACATATGTTATCCTCCAAATGAAGCAAAAGAAGAAAACCACACGTCCATGCAAAGTTGGCATCCCGTTCAACTGACAACGAATTCCACCGATGAAAGTTTACCTAATGAGCAGATCAAGAGTTCAGGCATAGTTACTGAACAGGAACTAGAAACTGCCAAGCCTAAAACCACCTATGTATACATGAATCCAGGGGCTAAGTCTCCCCCAGTGCAACATAACCATCTTCAAGGAGCAACGCAGCAGGAGGAGGATGATGAAATAGCCTCACTTTCACGTCAGAGTGATGACTCAACAAAAATGGTTGAGAAAAGTATGGATCAGGTGGATGGGATAGGGCCATTGTTTATGACAAATAAAATCATGGGTAAACTGCTGGACATGGAACCAACATCAAGATGCGTTCCTTATCAGGAAAGCTCACGGGACACAGATGAACCGATGGAAGTCGATCCCATTCTCCCGGTAAAAACATCAGCAGCCGTTCCATCTCCTTGGGACTCTTTGCTATACAGCCAGCCTCCTGTCGACCACTCAAAGGTTGCTGCTGCTTCTGTTAGAATCCCAAAGGATGCACGTATCCATAGTTCTGTCGACCATTCACAGGATGTTGCTTCTTGTAGAATCCCAATGGGTGGGTGTATCCCTAGTCCTGTAGATCGAGACCACTCACGGGTTGTTGCTTCGCCTGGTAGAATCTCGATAGATGCACATATCCTTGGTCCTGTCGACCACTCACAGGTTGTTGCTTCTCCTAGAATCCCAATGGGTGTGAGTATCCCTAGTGCTGTCGACCACTCAAAGGTTGCTTCTCCTGTTGGAACTAGTCATGTAGATCGAGACTTCTCTGCGTTTTTTGCTTCTTCTTTTAGCTTCCCTATGGGTGGTATCCCTGGTCGACATGGCACAATGGCCCAATCAGAAGATTTCAGTGTAACAATAAGACCAGGGATGAATGTAGTCATTCGTCAGGGTGACATCACTGATGAGTTCACTGACGTCATTGTAACCTCAGCTGATCCACATCTACAGCTCCAAAACGGAGTTGGGAGAGCCGTTCGCGAAGCTGCTGGACAAGATCTAGTGAGAGCATGTCGACTTTGGATAAAGAAGAATGGACCTGTTGATAATGGTCAAAATGTCTGGACAGTTGGCGGCAATTTGAAATGTAGTCATGTCCTCCATGTTGTTCTCGAAGAGtcacagaatggaacagaattGAAAAGTGTGATTGTGGGTTTGCTGAGGACATGCGCCCAGTCTTTGCAAGCCTCCCATGTATCCATGCCAGCTATAGGATTAG aaagaatgTCAGTGTCAAAAAAAAGATGGGCCAGAGCTTTTTTTGATGCAGTTGGTGAAATCGCTCAGTTGTACGACAAAGGATGGATACAGCTCAGTACTTTGGTTCTAGTTGATAGAAACAAAGCGCTACTCTCGGAAGTCAAGAGGGTTTTCAATTACCCAAATTTATCTGGATCATCTCAAGAGAgctttcaaaatggccgacaaGCGGTCCCTCATCCAG GTTTGAGCAGTAGCTTCACTAGCAGTGGTGCTGCAAACTACCCTGGATTCCGGGCAAAGGGTCCGAGCAAGGTACGAAAAGGGGCATCCAGAAGAGGCATAAGTACCACTGAGGCACAAGATCGCTGGAGCTCTAATGTAACGTCCACGAGGAAAGCCAGCAGTGGTGTAAAGTCTGCATTCATGGATGATTTACCAGTAGATGATGACCACAAATGTGCCATCTGCCTGGGTAGGATTGATCAAGAAAAAAAGCTGCGCTGCAAACACAGCTTCTGTCGAAAATGTGTAGACGCGGCTCTAAAGGTACACAAATACTGTCCTATCTGTAAGCAGCCGGTTCAGTAG